One window of Saccharopolyspora phatthalungensis genomic DNA carries:
- the hrcA gene encoding heat-inducible transcriptional repressor HrcA, with amino-acid sequence MSADERRFEVLRAIVADYVSTKEPVGSKSLVDRHNLGVSSATVRNDMAALEEDGFIVQPHTSAGRVPTDKGYRLFVDRLHEVKPLTEAERRAIHKFLEGAMDLDDVMRRSVRLLAQLTQQVAVVQYPTLTRSTVRHVEVVTITPARLMLVLITNTGRVDQRMVDLGDVITDEDVARLRNVLNASMTEKRLADASAAVAELPEQAPSELRDALVRVCSVLIESLVEHPEERMVLGGTPNLTRNVADFPNSLRQVLEALEEQVVVLKLLAAARDSGTVRVSIGMENEAKEMQTTSVISTGYGSDGMVLGGLGVVGPTRMDYPGTMAAVRAVAAYVGEILVGR; translated from the coding sequence GTGAGTGCGGATGAACGCCGCTTCGAGGTCCTGCGGGCTATCGTGGCCGACTACGTGTCGACCAAGGAGCCGGTGGGGTCGAAATCGCTCGTCGACCGCCACAACCTCGGGGTGTCCAGCGCCACGGTCCGCAACGACATGGCGGCGCTGGAGGAGGACGGGTTCATCGTCCAGCCGCACACCAGCGCCGGGCGGGTGCCCACCGACAAGGGCTACCGGTTGTTCGTGGACCGGTTGCACGAGGTCAAGCCGCTGACCGAGGCCGAGCGTCGCGCGATCCACAAGTTCCTTGAAGGGGCGATGGACCTCGACGACGTGATGCGCCGCAGCGTGCGGCTGCTGGCCCAGCTGACCCAGCAGGTGGCCGTGGTTCAGTACCCCACGCTGACCCGGTCGACCGTCCGGCACGTCGAGGTGGTCACCATCACCCCGGCCCGGCTGATGTTGGTGCTGATCACCAACACCGGTCGCGTCGACCAGCGGATGGTCGACCTCGGCGACGTGATCACCGACGAGGACGTCGCCCGGCTGCGCAACGTGCTCAACGCGTCGATGACCGAGAAGCGGCTCGCCGACGCCTCAGCCGCGGTGGCCGAGCTCCCCGAGCAGGCGCCGTCCGAGCTGCGCGACGCGCTGGTCCGGGTGTGCAGTGTGCTCATCGAGTCTTTGGTGGAGCATCCGGAGGAGCGGATGGTGCTCGGCGGCACCCCCAACCTGACCCGCAACGTCGCGGACTTCCCCAACTCGCTGCGCCAGGTCTTGGAGGCGCTCGAAGAGCAGGTCGTGGTGCTCAAGCTGCTTGCCGCGGCCCGCGACTCGGGCACCGTGCGGGTCAGCATCGGGATGGAGAACGAGGCCAAGGAGATGCAGACGACCTCGGTGATTTCCACCGGATACGGTTCGGATGGGATGGTGCTGGGCGGCCTGGGCGTGGTCGGACCTACCCGGATGGACTACCCGGGCACCATGGCGGCGGTCCGAGCCGTCGCCGCATACGTTGGTGAGATCTTGGTCGGTCGGTGA
- a CDS encoding type II toxin-antitoxin system VapB family antitoxin, producing the protein MIFKDVREGQPYPDHRLSLRDWAKIPPRPVRMEELVTTTKVLHLDRLLSPDSTFFGDLFPHVVRWRGELYLEDGLHRALRSALHQRTVLHARVLDLDASRGGFKEYQRL; encoded by the coding sequence GTGATCTTCAAGGATGTCCGGGAGGGACAACCGTATCCCGACCACCGGCTGTCGCTGCGGGACTGGGCCAAGATCCCGCCGCGCCCGGTGCGGATGGAAGAGTTGGTCACCACCACCAAGGTGCTGCACCTCGACCGGCTGCTGAGCCCGGACTCGACGTTCTTCGGCGACCTGTTCCCGCACGTGGTCCGCTGGCGCGGCGAGCTCTACCTGGAAGACGGCCTGCACCGGGCCCTGCGCTCCGCTCTGCACCAGCGCACGGTGCTGCACGCGCGAGTCCTCGACCTGGACGCCTCCCGTGGCGGTTTCAAGGAATATCAGCGCCTCTGA